From Hartmannibacter diazotrophicus, a single genomic window includes:
- a CDS encoding molybdopterin-binding protein, which yields MPVPPSVLTSLDVARKTICDGLAPVAPCHVPLSEALGLIAAATLPLPAPVPSVAQAAKDGWAVFSADIAGASSYSPVVLPQTPAWINAGDDLPANSDCVLDPGQLSDEGAFAEVFAEARPGEGTRPAGCDLPSGDSPLSAGRRIDAFDLAACRRAGIETVAVRRPKVRIVNAAGRGHDRTTCQLIKDRLDVLGALTFLEDCPNHSEEIVAAIRSAPADLCIVVGGTGFGEDDRTVEALSTSGMLLAHGLALSPGRTTATGRWEGMPIIALPGLPEQAFGGLLALVEPSIHLLAGSDGPALAMRSLARKISSTVGVSEIALLQSHGDGWMPISVSDLTLASVRRADAWALIPAASEGLGAGSPLAAALLRPRDVTGS from the coding sequence ATGCCCGTTCCTCCCAGCGTCCTGACCAGCCTTGATGTTGCCCGCAAGACCATTTGCGACGGACTTGCGCCGGTCGCCCCTTGCCACGTGCCGTTGTCGGAGGCTCTGGGACTGATCGCGGCGGCGACCCTGCCGCTGCCGGCCCCGGTTCCGTCTGTCGCCCAGGCAGCCAAAGACGGCTGGGCGGTCTTCTCGGCCGATATTGCCGGAGCATCGTCCTATTCCCCCGTGGTCCTGCCGCAGACGCCGGCCTGGATCAACGCGGGAGACGACCTGCCGGCCAACAGCGACTGCGTGCTCGATCCCGGCCAGCTTTCCGACGAGGGCGCTTTCGCCGAGGTGTTCGCGGAGGCACGACCCGGCGAGGGCACGCGTCCGGCCGGCTGCGATCTGCCCTCGGGTGACAGCCCTCTTTCGGCCGGCCGCCGGATCGACGCCTTCGATCTTGCCGCGTGTCGACGGGCCGGCATCGAAACGGTCGCGGTTCGACGCCCGAAGGTCCGCATCGTCAACGCGGCCGGTCGCGGGCATGACCGGACGACCTGCCAACTGATCAAGGACCGGCTGGACGTGCTCGGCGCTTTGACATTCCTGGAAGATTGCCCAAATCATTCAGAGGAGATCGTTGCGGCGATCCGGTCGGCTCCGGCCGATCTTTGCATTGTCGTCGGCGGGACCGGCTTCGGGGAAGACGATCGTACCGTCGAGGCGCTGTCGACCTCCGGCATGCTGCTCGCTCACGGCCTTGCCCTATCGCCCGGGCGCACCACCGCGACCGGACGATGGGAAGGGATGCCGATCATCGCCCTGCCGGGCCTGCCGGAGCAGGCGTTCGGCGGCCTGTTGGCTCTGGTGGAGCCCTCCATCCACCTTCTTGCGGGGAGCGATGGGCCTGCATTGGCAATGCGTTCGCTTGCCCGCAAGATCAGTTCGACCGTGGGGGTGTCGGAAATCGCGCTTCTTCAGAGCCATGGCGACGGCTGGATGCCGATCTCCGTCAGCGACCTCACTCTCGCCTCGGTCCGTCGTGCCGACGCCTGGGCACTCATTCCAGCGGCAAGCGAAGGGCTTGGCGCCGGCAGCCCGCTGGCCGCCGCCCTCCTCCGCCCAAGGGACGTTACAGGATCATGA
- a CDS encoding NAD(P)H-dependent oxidoreductase subunit E — protein MSDHGTPRDGTVRRFEHPGRGMIRARPIPKGRQVDPHAKMEIEALLGDASRQRDLLIEHLHLVQDTYGQISAAHLAALADEMGLAFAEVFETATFYAHFDVIKEGEANVPALTVRVCDSLTCAMFGAEKLLAELQQVLGEDVRVVRAPCVGLCDHAPAVEVGHNFLHKADVDKVKAAVMHQDTHPHVPDYVDYDAYRAAGGYKTLERLRSGDLDVEDILKVLDDGGLRGLGGAGFPTGRKWRSVRGEPGPRLMAVNGDEGEPGTIKDQFYLNTDPHRFLEGTLIGAHVVEATDVYIYIRDEYPISRAILAAEIEKLPAGGPTLHLRRGAGAYICGEESSLIESIEGKRGLPRHKPPFPFQVGIFGRPTLINNVETLYWIRDLIEKGADWWKSHGANGRVGLRSYSVSGRVKEPGVKLAPAGLTIQELIDNHCGGMSDGHSFAAYLPGGASGGILPAAMNDIPLDFGTLEKYGCFIGSAAVIVLSDKDDIRGAALNLMRFFEDESCGQCTPCRVGTQKARMLMENSIWDTELLGELSQCMRDASICGLGQAASNPLTSVIKFFPELFPDHPMAAE, from the coding sequence ATGAGTGATCATGGCACCCCTCGGGACGGGACTGTACGGCGTTTCGAGCATCCCGGTCGCGGGATGATCCGGGCAAGGCCGATCCCCAAGGGCAGGCAGGTCGACCCCCACGCGAAAATGGAGATCGAGGCGCTGCTGGGCGATGCGTCGCGCCAGCGCGATCTGCTGATCGAGCACCTCCACCTCGTCCAGGACACATATGGACAGATTTCGGCGGCACATCTCGCGGCACTCGCCGACGAAATGGGGCTTGCCTTCGCCGAGGTGTTCGAGACCGCGACCTTCTATGCCCACTTCGACGTGATCAAGGAGGGCGAGGCCAACGTTCCTGCGCTCACGGTGCGGGTTTGCGACAGCCTGACCTGCGCGATGTTCGGAGCGGAAAAGCTGCTCGCCGAACTCCAGCAGGTGCTCGGCGAAGACGTGAGGGTGGTCCGCGCCCCCTGCGTCGGTCTGTGCGATCACGCTCCCGCCGTCGAGGTCGGCCACAACTTCCTGCACAAGGCCGACGTTGACAAGGTCAAGGCGGCGGTCATGCACCAGGACACCCATCCGCATGTGCCGGACTATGTCGACTATGACGCTTATCGCGCGGCCGGCGGCTACAAGACGCTCGAACGGCTCCGCTCGGGCGACCTCGATGTCGAGGATATCCTGAAGGTGCTCGACGACGGCGGCCTGCGCGGCCTCGGCGGCGCCGGCTTCCCGACGGGGCGAAAGTGGCGCTCCGTGCGCGGCGAGCCCGGTCCGCGCCTGATGGCCGTCAACGGTGACGAAGGCGAGCCCGGCACCATCAAGGATCAGTTCTATCTGAACACCGATCCGCATCGCTTCCTTGAAGGCACCCTGATCGGTGCCCATGTCGTCGAGGCAACGGACGTCTACATCTATATCCGCGACGAATATCCGATTTCCCGCGCGATCCTCGCGGCCGAAATCGAGAAGCTGCCGGCTGGCGGCCCGACCCTTCACCTGCGCCGTGGCGCGGGCGCCTATATCTGCGGCGAGGAATCCTCTCTGATCGAGTCGATCGAAGGCAAGCGCGGTCTGCCGCGTCACAAGCCGCCGTTCCCCTTCCAGGTCGGCATTTTCGGCAGACCGACGCTGATCAACAATGTCGAGACACTCTACTGGATCCGTGACCTGATCGAGAAGGGCGCGGACTGGTGGAAGAGCCACGGTGCCAATGGCCGCGTTGGCCTCAGGTCCTATTCGGTGTCGGGCCGCGTCAAGGAACCGGGCGTGAAGCTCGCCCCCGCCGGCCTCACCATTCAGGAACTCATCGACAACCACTGCGGCGGCATGAGCGACGGGCACTCCTTCGCGGCCTACCTGCCGGGTGGCGCCTCGGGCGGCATTCTGCCGGCGGCGATGAACGACATCCCGCTCGACTTCGGCACGCTGGAAAAATACGGCTGCTTCATCGGTTCGGCGGCGGTCATCGTTTTGTCGGACAAGGACGATATTCGCGGCGCGGCGCTCAACCTGATGCGCTTCTTCGAGGACGAATCCTGCGGCCAGTGCACGCCCTGCCGTGTCGGCACGCAAAAGGCCCGCATGCTGATGGAAAACAGCATCTGGGACACCGAGCTCCTCGGCGAACTGTCGCAATGCATGCGCGATGCCTCGATCTGCGGCCTCGGTCAGGCGGCCTCCAATCCGCTGACGAGCGTCATCAAGTTTTTCCCCGAACTGTTCCCTGACCACCCGATGGCGGCGGAATAG
- the fdhF gene encoding formate dehydrogenase subunit alpha, whose amino-acid sequence MSTDNRGNEPKDLETDGLQHAGGNASQPRPAAGGSYSHGTKAGGQAGIQPSGAINADKIASPPGIAFELDGQQVEAMPGETIWQVAQRLGTHIPHLCHKDAVDYRPDGNCRACMVEIEGERVLAASCKRTPGVGMKVKTESARATSARAMVLELLVADQPERETSHDPDSHFWKQADFVEISESRFPSVERWATDASHPAMRVNLDACIQCNLCVRACREVQVNDVIGMAYRSSEAKIVFDFDDPMGESTCVACGECVQACPTGALMPAAYLDDSQTRTVYPDREVNSLCPYCGVGCQVSYKVKDEKIVYAEGRDGPANHNRLCVKGRFGFDYIQHPHRLTKPLIRLPNVPKDLNDQVDPANPWTHFREASWEEALDFAAGGLKKIRDEKGRKALAGFGSAKGSNEEAYLFQKLVRLGFGSNNVDHCTRLCHASSVAALMEGLNSGAVSAPFSAALDAEVIIVIGANPTVNHPVAATFIKNAVKQKGAKLIVMDPRRQALSRHAYKHMAFKNGADVPMLNAMLNVIITEKLYDEQYVAAYTENFEELKEKIVDFTPEKMAGVCGIDAETLREVARLYAKAKSSIIFWGMGISQHVHGTDNSRCLIALALTTGQIGRPGTGLHPLRGQNNVQGASDAGLIPMVYPDYQSVEKPVVRQFFQEFWGQELDPKKGLTVVEIMRAIHDGEINGMYVEGENPAMSDPDLNHARGALAMLDHLVVQDLFLTETAFHADVVLPASAFAEKAGTFTNTDRRVQLANPVVNPPGDARQDWWIIQEIAKRLGLDWTYEGPADVFAEMAQTMPSFNNITWERLVREGAVTYPVDSPDQPGNEIIFHAGFPTENGRAKIVPAAIVPPDEVPDLEYPMILSTGRVLEHWHTGSMTRRAGVLDALEPEAVAFMAPKQLYELGLQPGDTMRLETRRGAVEIKARSDRDVPMGMIFMPFCYAEAAANLLTNPALDPYGLIPEFKFCAARVYALSASQAAE is encoded by the coding sequence ATGAGCACGGACAACAGGGGCAACGAGCCCAAGGATCTGGAAACCGACGGCCTGCAGCATGCGGGTGGAAACGCTTCGCAGCCTCGACCTGCGGCCGGCGGAAGCTATTCGCATGGAACCAAGGCCGGCGGCCAGGCTGGAATCCAGCCGAGCGGCGCCATCAACGCCGACAAGATCGCGAGCCCTCCGGGCATCGCTTTCGAGCTTGACGGCCAGCAGGTCGAAGCGATGCCCGGCGAGACCATCTGGCAGGTGGCCCAGCGGCTCGGCACGCATATTCCGCATCTTTGCCACAAGGATGCCGTGGACTACCGGCCGGACGGCAACTGCCGCGCCTGCATGGTGGAAATCGAGGGCGAGCGCGTCCTTGCAGCCTCGTGCAAGCGCACGCCCGGCGTCGGCATGAAGGTGAAGACCGAAAGCGCCCGCGCCACCAGCGCCCGCGCGATGGTTCTGGAACTTCTGGTCGCCGATCAGCCCGAGCGCGAGACGTCGCACGATCCGGACTCCCATTTCTGGAAGCAGGCGGATTTCGTCGAGATTTCCGAGAGCCGCTTCCCGTCTGTGGAGCGCTGGGCGACGGATGCCAGCCACCCGGCGATGCGGGTCAACCTTGATGCCTGCATCCAGTGCAACCTTTGCGTCCGCGCCTGCCGCGAGGTCCAGGTCAACGACGTGATCGGCATGGCCTACCGGTCGTCCGAGGCGAAGATCGTCTTCGATTTCGACGATCCGATGGGCGAGTCGACCTGCGTTGCCTGCGGCGAATGCGTCCAGGCCTGCCCGACGGGCGCGCTGATGCCCGCCGCCTATCTCGACGACAGCCAGACGCGCACGGTCTACCCCGACCGTGAGGTCAACTCGCTCTGCCCCTATTGCGGCGTCGGCTGCCAGGTGTCCTACAAGGTCAAGGACGAGAAGATCGTCTACGCCGAGGGACGCGACGGCCCGGCCAACCACAATCGCCTCTGCGTCAAGGGTCGCTTCGGCTTCGACTATATCCAGCATCCGCATCGGCTGACCAAGCCGCTGATCCGCCTTCCGAATGTGCCGAAGGACCTGAACGATCAGGTCGATCCGGCCAATCCGTGGACCCATTTCCGCGAGGCAAGCTGGGAAGAGGCGCTGGACTTTGCCGCCGGCGGCCTGAAGAAGATCCGCGACGAGAAGGGCCGCAAGGCGCTCGCCGGCTTCGGCTCGGCCAAGGGCTCCAACGAAGAGGCCTATCTCTTCCAGAAGCTCGTGCGCCTCGGCTTCGGCTCCAACAACGTCGACCACTGCACGCGTCTTTGCCACGCCTCGTCGGTGGCCGCGCTCATGGAAGGTCTCAACTCGGGCGCGGTGTCCGCTCCCTTCTCGGCCGCACTCGACGCCGAAGTGATCATCGTCATCGGTGCCAACCCGACCGTGAACCACCCGGTCGCGGCGACCTTCATCAAGAACGCGGTGAAGCAGAAGGGCGCCAAGCTGATCGTGATGGATCCGCGCCGGCAGGCTCTGTCGCGCCACGCCTACAAGCACATGGCCTTCAAGAACGGCGCCGACGTGCCGATGCTGAACGCCATGCTGAACGTGATCATCACGGAAAAGCTCTACGACGAGCAGTATGTCGCGGCCTACACCGAGAACTTCGAGGAGCTCAAGGAGAAGATCGTCGACTTCACGCCGGAGAAGATGGCCGGTGTCTGCGGCATTGACGCGGAGACCCTGCGCGAGGTCGCACGGCTCTACGCAAAGGCCAAGAGCTCGATCATCTTCTGGGGCATGGGCATCAGCCAGCATGTCCACGGCACGGACAATTCCCGCTGCCTGATCGCTCTGGCGCTGACCACCGGCCAGATCGGCCGTCCCGGCACGGGCCTTCATCCGCTCCGCGGCCAGAACAACGTGCAGGGTGCGTCCGACGCGGGCCTCATCCCGATGGTCTATCCGGACTATCAGTCGGTGGAAAAGCCGGTTGTGCGGCAGTTCTTCCAGGAGTTCTGGGGCCAGGAACTCGATCCGAAGAAGGGCCTGACCGTCGTCGAGATCATGCGTGCCATCCACGATGGCGAGATCAACGGCATGTATGTCGAGGGCGAAAATCCGGCGATGTCGGACCCGGACCTCAACCATGCCCGCGGTGCGCTCGCGATGCTCGACCATCTCGTCGTGCAGGACCTGTTCCTCACCGAGACAGCTTTCCATGCGGACGTGGTGCTCCCGGCCTCGGCCTTCGCCGAGAAGGCGGGAACCTTCACCAACACCGACCGGCGCGTGCAGCTTGCCAACCCGGTCGTCAATCCTCCGGGCGATGCGCGGCAGGACTGGTGGATCATCCAGGAGATCGCCAAGCGTCTTGGCCTCGACTGGACCTACGAAGGGCCGGCGGATGTATTCGCCGAGATGGCGCAAACCATGCCGTCCTTCAACAACATCACCTGGGAGCGCCTGGTGCGTGAGGGAGCGGTGACCTATCCGGTCGACTCGCCCGACCAGCCCGGCAACGAGATCATTTTCCACGCCGGTTTCCCGACGGAGAATGGCCGCGCCAAGATCGTGCCGGCCGCGATCGTCCCGCCGGACGAGGTGCCTGATCTCGAGTACCCGATGATCCTGTCGACGGGCCGCGTGCTGGAACACTGGCACACGGGCTCGATGACAAGGCGCGCGGGCGTGCTCGATGCTCTGGAGCCGGAGGCCGTCGCCTTCATGGCGCCGAAGCAGCTCTACGAGCTTGGTCTTCAGCCCGGCGATACGATGCGTCTGGAAACCCGCCGCGGCGCGGTGGAGATCAAGGCGCGCTCGGACCGGGACGTGCCGATGGGAATGATCTTCATGCCCTTCTGCTACGCCGAGGCGGCCGCCAACCTCCTGACCAACCCGGCTCTCGACCCCTATGGGCTCATTCCGGAGTTCAAGTTCTGCGCGGCGCGGGTCTACGCGCTGTCGGCAAGTCAGGCGGCCGAATAA
- a CDS encoding DapH/DapD/GlmU-related protein, producing MAKYSETPVVDGTSSIESSTLGRFTEVSEHCRLSETVLGDYSYLMQGCAVWCATIGKFANIASSVRINAPNHPVDRATLHHFTYRAGDYFDDAEDEEGFFDWRRSHAVTIGHDVWIGHGATILSGVTIGDGAVVGAGAVVSRDVEPYTIVGGVPAKVIRRRFDEETARRMQMLAWWDWDHARLRAALDDFRKLDAGDFLDKYESLAGEDADRRIGVSEKVA from the coding sequence ATGGCGAAATATTCGGAAACGCCTGTGGTGGACGGGACGTCGAGCATTGAAAGCTCGACGCTTGGCCGATTTACCGAGGTTTCCGAGCATTGCCGCCTCTCCGAAACCGTCCTCGGCGACTATTCCTATCTGATGCAGGGCTGCGCGGTCTGGTGCGCGACGATCGGCAAGTTCGCCAACATCGCCTCGTCCGTTCGGATCAACGCGCCGAACCATCCGGTGGACCGGGCGACGCTGCACCATTTCACCTATCGCGCCGGCGACTATTTTGACGACGCCGAGGACGAAGAGGGCTTCTTCGACTGGCGGCGCAGTCACGCCGTCACCATCGGTCACGATGTCTGGATCGGGCACGGTGCCACCATCCTTTCCGGTGTGACGATCGGCGACGGAGCCGTCGTCGGAGCCGGAGCCGTCGTCAGCCGCGATGTCGAACCCTACACGATTGTCGGCGGCGTGCCGGCGAAGGTCATCCGGCGCCGCTTCGATGAGGAGACCGCGCGGCGGATGCAGATGCTGGCCTGGTGGGACTGGGATCACGCACGCCTCAGGGCGGCGCTCGACGATTTCCGCAAGCTCGATGCCGGCGATTTCCTCGACAAGTACGAGAGCCTCGCAGGCGAGGATGCCGATCGGCGGATCGGCGTTTCCGAAAAGGTCGCCTGA
- the phnC gene encoding phosphonate ABC transporter ATP-binding protein — protein sequence MTAISVRHLSKTFGRFQALKGVNLEIRQGEMVALIGASGSGKSTLIRHLAGLERADSGQSVVEIFGERMQASGRLAPGARRMRREIGVVFQQFNLVSRLPVLTNVLLGVLGRIPSWRGTLGLFNPEEKALARSALARVGIPNVVWQRASTLSGGQQQRAAIARTLVQQARILLADEPIASLDPASARRVMDVLSDINAKEGITAVVSLHQVEYARAYCPRTIAMRAGQVVYDGPSTALTDDFLKDLYGLEAEDLTLPGGDEAAEVAIARPIPSSKPQAGLTPVAAV from the coding sequence ATGACAGCCATCTCCGTTCGCCATCTTTCCAAGACCTTCGGCCGGTTCCAGGCCTTGAAGGGCGTCAACCTCGAGATTCGACAGGGCGAGATGGTCGCGCTGATCGGCGCATCCGGCTCGGGAAAATCCACCCTGATCCGCCATCTTGCGGGCCTTGAGAGGGCGGACAGCGGCCAGTCGGTGGTGGAGATCTTCGGCGAGCGGATGCAGGCGTCCGGCCGGTTGGCCCCGGGTGCGCGCCGCATGCGCCGCGAGATCGGTGTCGTCTTCCAGCAATTCAATCTGGTTTCCCGCCTGCCGGTCCTGACCAATGTGCTGCTCGGCGTACTCGGACGGATTCCGTCCTGGCGCGGAACGCTCGGGCTCTTCAATCCGGAGGAAAAGGCGCTGGCCCGCTCGGCGCTCGCCCGCGTCGGCATTCCGAATGTCGTCTGGCAGCGCGCATCGACCCTGTCGGGCGGCCAGCAGCAGCGCGCCGCCATCGCCCGCACCCTTGTCCAGCAGGCGCGCATTCTTCTTGCCGACGAGCCGATCGCATCGCTCGATCCGGCATCGGCGCGGCGGGTGATGGACGTTCTCTCCGACATCAATGCCAAGGAAGGCATCACGGCCGTCGTCTCCCTGCATCAGGTCGAGTATGCCCGCGCCTACTGCCCGCGCACGATCGCCATGCGGGCGGGGCAGGTGGTCTACGACGGCCCGTCGACGGCACTGACGGACGATTTTCTGAAGGACCTTTACGGGCTTGAAGCCGAGGATCTGACGTTGCCGGGCGGCGATGAAGCGGCCGAGGTGGCAATCGCCCGGCCCATCCCGTCGAGCAAACCGCAGGCCG